A DNA window from Candidatus Bathyarchaeota archaeon contains the following coding sequences:
- a CDS encoding DNA-directed RNA polymerase subunit L: protein MKVKILNKKKNELKIEVDGESHTFCNVIQKALLKDERVDFASYNISHPLTASPIIYLRTKTRSKPEIVLQEAVADVQKDTKTFRAAFNKALKKWQS, encoded by the coding sequence ATGAAAGTAAAAATTTTGAATAAGAAAAAAAATGAGCTAAAGATAGAGGTTGATGGAGAAAGCCACACCTTCTGTAATGTTATTCAAAAAGCCCTGCTTAAAGATGAACGGGTAGACTTTGCGAGTTATAATATTTCACATCCTCTCACTGCTAGCCCCATAATTTATCTTCGCACAAAAACACGGAGCAAGCCAGAGATTGTGCTCCAAGAAGCAGTGGCAGATGTGCAGAAAGATACTAAAACATTTAGGGCAGCATTTAACAAGGCTTTAAAGAAATGGCAAAGCTAG
- a CDS encoding exosome complex RNA-binding protein Csl4 → MSKSHLKRQSGQFVAPGDHLGVIEEFSPGQGTYVEQGKIHAKVSGRTLLDLQNKTVSIFPLVRGARVPRVGSIVTGQVSNLQNKTAVVRISKIGEEHLSGVFSGLLYISDISTSYVDSIHDVCKPGDILRAKVISEKNRVYHLSTTDKNLGVLYAFCSQCGHMLQQRRYRMHCPSCGKIEKRRIAVDYGEAIFWKRGASDESKNFE, encoded by the coding sequence ATGAGTAAATCTCATTTAAAACGACAAAGTGGACAATTCGTTGCTCCAGGAGACCACTTGGGAGTAATTGAGGAGTTCTCGCCCGGCCAAGGTACTTACGTAGAGCAGGGGAAAATACACGCTAAAGTTAGTGGACGTACGCTTTTGGATTTGCAAAACAAAACAGTTTCGATTTTTCCACTGGTTCGTGGAGCAAGAGTGCCAAGAGTTGGCAGCATTGTGACTGGGCAGGTTTCAAATCTTCAAAACAAAACTGCAGTCGTGCGAATATCCAAAATAGGAGAAGAACATTTGTCGGGTGTCTTTTCAGGGTTGCTTTACATTTCTGATATAAGCACATCTTATGTTGACTCAATCCATGATGTTTGTAAACCGGGAGACATTCTCCGTGCAAAGGTAATAAGCGAAAAAAACAGAGTTTACCATCTTTCCACGACAGACAAGAATCTTGGAGTTTTGTACGCATTCTGCTCGCAATGTGGACACATGCTTCAACAAAGACGTTACAGAATGCATTGTCCAAGCTGTGGAAAAATTGAAAAGCGTCGAATTGCTGTAGATTACGGCGAAGCAATCTTTTGGAAAAGGGGGGCTTCCGATGAAAGTAAAAATTTTGAATAA
- a CDS encoding 50S ribosomal protein L11 methyltransferase has protein sequence MQKRLVRKLDLEIALSKVESHPSPKAYLEQYTITPEAAAELLYIATYTYDDIIGKNIADLGCGTGRLAIGSALLGAKETMGVDIDRNAIEVASKNAERLDVKEKIQWITTDITTIQGAFDTVLQNPPFGIQRRRADRKFLRKALEIGKHVYSLHKSSRENCKLVKRLRGQKSRLMPVSPSPFLRKFIERHGGEIKAVYTTLMTIPHMFDFHRKRKHQFLVDLYIVETGL, from the coding sequence ATGCAAAAGAGGTTGGTTCGAAAGCTAGACTTGGAAATCGCGCTTTCAAAAGTCGAGTCACATCCATCTCCCAAAGCCTATTTGGAACAATACACAATAACCCCAGAAGCCGCCGCTGAACTACTCTACATAGCAACATACACGTATGACGACATAATAGGCAAAAACATAGCAGACCTAGGTTGTGGAACAGGAAGACTCGCCATAGGCAGCGCTCTCTTAGGAGCAAAAGAGACAATGGGTGTAGACATAGACAGAAACGCTATAGAAGTGGCATCAAAAAACGCTGAAAGACTAGACGTGAAAGAAAAGATACAATGGATAACCACCGACATCACTACGATTCAAGGAGCCTTCGACACGGTATTGCAGAACCCCCCCTTTGGGATACAAAGAAGAAGGGCTGATCGGAAATTCCTAAGGAAAGCGCTAGAAATAGGCAAGCATGTTTATTCGTTACATAAAAGCAGCAGAGAAAACTGCAAGTTAGTCAAAAGACTAAGGGGACAAAAGTCTCGACTCATGCCAGTTTCTCCTTCTCCTTTTTTGAGGAAGTTCATTGAAAGGCATGGTGGAGAAATCAAGGCTGTATACACTACGCTAATGACAATTCCACACATGTTCGATTTCCATAGAAAACGAAAGCACCAATTTCTCGTTGATCTATACATAGTAGAAACCGGTCTTTAA
- the dph2 gene encoding diphthamide biosynthesis enzyme Dph2: MSSLTFDLEEKQLRREVQKRKAKLVFIQLPEGLKPHGPMLAAEVESAGALAIVSADPCYGACDLAIVEAERLGADLIVHYGHSEMIKQTAFSTFYIEAKAKCSVINAVRKAIPYLKEYKKMGLVTTVQHVHKLDDVRNILLEEGKTIAVGDAGRLKYAGQVIGCDYSNAKAISKEVDAFLFVGGGKFHALGVALATAKPTIVADPYERRAFTLEDETSRMLKKRWANIHEAKQAEKIGILIGLKIGQKRLDQALKMKGLVEDAGKKATCFALKEITPEVLMQFPAVDAFINTACPRLSLDDAKKFRKPLLTPKEALVALGKLQWEELCKRGWFES; the protein is encoded by the coding sequence ATGTCATCCTTAACATTTGACCTAGAAGAAAAACAATTACGAAGGGAAGTTCAGAAAAGAAAAGCTAAATTAGTTTTTATACAGCTTCCTGAGGGGTTGAAACCTCACGGTCCAATGTTGGCTGCTGAGGTTGAAAGTGCTGGCGCTCTCGCAATTGTTTCTGCCGATCCTTGCTATGGAGCCTGTGACTTGGCGATAGTTGAAGCAGAAAGACTGGGGGCGGATCTCATCGTTCATTACGGTCACAGTGAAATGATAAAGCAAACCGCGTTTTCAACGTTTTACATCGAAGCGAAAGCAAAGTGCTCCGTCATAAACGCCGTAAGAAAAGCAATTCCTTACCTTAAGGAGTATAAAAAAATGGGATTAGTAACAACCGTTCAGCACGTGCACAAACTTGATGATGTGAGAAACATACTTTTGGAAGAAGGAAAAACCATCGCAGTTGGAGATGCGGGGCGGTTGAAGTATGCAGGGCAAGTAATTGGGTGTGATTATAGCAATGCAAAAGCAATTTCAAAAGAAGTAGACGCTTTTCTCTTTGTTGGCGGCGGAAAATTCCATGCATTAGGTGTAGCCCTAGCTACGGCAAAGCCTACGATAGTAGCAGATCCCTACGAGAGAAGAGCTTTTACATTGGAGGATGAAACGTCAAGAATGCTGAAAAAACGTTGGGCAAACATTCACGAAGCCAAGCAAGCCGAGAAAATTGGCATACTGATAGGATTGAAAATTGGACAGAAAAGACTAGACCAAGCCTTAAAAATGAAGGGGCTTGTGGAAGATGCTGGCAAGAAAGCTACATGTTTTGCTTTGAAGGAGATTACCCCAGAGGTCCTAATGCAATTTCCAGCAGTAGATGCCTTCATAAACACAGCGTGCCCTAGACTGTCCTTAGATGACGCTAAGAAATTTCGTAAACCTTTACTTACACCAAAAGAGGCGCTGGTTGCTCTAGGTAAGCTGCAATGGGAAGAACTATGCAAAAGAGGTTGGTTCGAAAGCTAG
- the ppsA gene encoding phosphoenolpyruvate synthase gives MGDPTEEKLVLWFEELTKSDIPTAGGKNANLGEMIQAKVPVPTGFAITAQAYKKFITETNIAQKIYQIIKETITDTDDPKQYQEASKKIRKLIEAVRMPTEIEKAIKAAYRELSEKTDTTNLSVAVRSSATAEDLPDASFAGQQETYLNVKGPDELVKKTIKCWSSLFTPRAIFYRTEKGFKHEQVLISVGVQKMVNARSAGVMFTINPVTGDRSQIIIEGTWGLGEAVVSGAETPDHFVVDKQTLEIIERKIAKKTAEYVRNLQTGKTESAVVPSERQDKPCITDEEIHRLAQLGNQIDQHYGKPQDIEWAIDRDLVFPENIFIVQSRPETVWSIKEKEKEIEATAAPRQLSEMKVVVRGIAAGRRDIGFGVAKIVFTPEDAAKLVKKGDILVTPMTSPDFVPFMKLASAIITDKGGVTAHAAIVSRELGIPCIVGTETATKVMKTDEEYTVDARNGVIYEGIIPSLERPAASMVSTGSISMVQSAPVTATKIFMNLGVPEKIDDYKDLPFNGIGLMRIEFILASYIREHPLYLLEKGEGDKFVNKLAEGIARVARTIQPRPVVVRFSDFKTNEYRDLKGGEKYEIEEANPMLGWRGASRYISQRYEGAFRLECEAIRKCREEWRLENIWVMLPVIRTLWEAKKCLEIMKEEGLESSRGFQVWFMAETPSIAIMADKFSKLCDAFSIGSNDLTQGILMIDRDSEILGQMGYFDERDPAIKRIIAHLIKVAHENGVTVSICGEGPSNLPDFTEFLVRCGIDSISVNNDAVISTRQLVASIEQKIILEQAIESQKQVQEKPKKKGSQSPEWTLE, from the coding sequence ATGGGCGACCCAACGGAAGAAAAGCTTGTACTATGGTTTGAAGAATTAACGAAGAGCGATATTCCAACAGCCGGCGGCAAAAACGCAAACTTGGGGGAAATGATACAAGCAAAGGTTCCCGTCCCCACAGGATTTGCTATAACAGCCCAAGCGTACAAGAAGTTTATAACCGAAACAAACATCGCTCAAAAAATATATCAAATCATTAAAGAAACCATTACTGATACTGACGACCCTAAACAATATCAAGAAGCCTCCAAAAAAATCAGAAAACTCATTGAAGCTGTAAGAATGCCCACAGAAATAGAGAAAGCTATCAAAGCCGCCTATCGAGAATTAAGTGAGAAAACGGATACTACAAACCTCTCTGTGGCTGTCCGCTCTAGCGCAACCGCTGAAGATTTGCCAGACGCTTCTTTTGCGGGGCAACAAGAAACTTATCTAAACGTAAAAGGACCCGATGAACTGGTTAAGAAAACGATTAAATGCTGGTCAAGCCTTTTCACTCCCAGAGCAATTTTCTACCGAACCGAAAAAGGGTTCAAACACGAACAAGTCCTCATAAGCGTAGGCGTCCAAAAAATGGTGAATGCCCGCTCGGCAGGCGTTATGTTTACAATAAACCCCGTGACTGGTGACCGAAGCCAAATAATCATCGAAGGCACTTGGGGCCTCGGTGAAGCGGTTGTCTCAGGCGCAGAAACTCCCGACCACTTTGTAGTAGACAAACAAACACTCGAAATAATCGAGAGAAAAATAGCGAAAAAAACGGCGGAGTACGTCCGCAACCTACAAACTGGAAAAACAGAGAGTGCTGTGGTGCCTTCAGAAAGACAGGACAAACCTTGCATTACCGATGAGGAAATTCATAGATTGGCTCAACTAGGCAACCAGATCGACCAGCATTATGGTAAACCTCAAGACATCGAATGGGCTATAGACCGTGACTTAGTGTTTCCTGAAAACATTTTCATTGTTCAATCGAGACCTGAAACCGTTTGGAGCATAAAGGAGAAAGAAAAGGAGATTGAAGCAACCGCTGCACCAAGGCAACTCTCAGAAATGAAAGTTGTTGTTAGAGGCATTGCGGCGGGGAGGAGAGATATAGGATTTGGTGTGGCAAAGATTGTTTTCACGCCTGAAGACGCCGCAAAGTTAGTTAAAAAAGGAGACATACTTGTTACACCCATGACTAGCCCAGATTTTGTGCCTTTCATGAAACTTGCCAGTGCCATAATAACGGATAAAGGCGGCGTCACAGCCCACGCAGCAATTGTAAGCCGTGAGCTAGGCATTCCGTGCATCGTAGGTACAGAGACAGCAACCAAAGTTATGAAGACAGATGAAGAATATACTGTGGATGCTCGGAACGGTGTGATCTACGAAGGCATAATACCGAGCCTTGAAAGACCAGCAGCCTCAATGGTCAGCACGGGTTCCATTTCAATGGTTCAATCTGCACCTGTGACTGCCACGAAGATTTTCATGAACCTTGGAGTTCCAGAAAAAATTGATGACTACAAAGATCTACCTTTTAATGGTATAGGACTCATGCGCATTGAGTTTATTCTCGCCAGTTACATCCGTGAACATCCACTGTACTTACTTGAAAAAGGCGAGGGAGACAAGTTCGTCAACAAGCTGGCAGAAGGAATAGCTAGAGTTGCAAGGACAATTCAGCCTCGACCAGTGGTTGTTAGGTTTAGTGACTTTAAAACAAATGAATACCGAGATTTGAAGGGGGGCGAAAAATATGAAATTGAAGAAGCCAACCCGATGCTTGGTTGGCGAGGAGCAAGTCGCTACATAAGTCAACGGTACGAGGGAGCATTCAGACTGGAGTGTGAAGCTATTCGCAAATGTCGTGAAGAGTGGAGACTCGAGAATATCTGGGTCATGCTTCCAGTGATAAGAACCTTATGGGAAGCCAAGAAATGCCTTGAAATTATGAAAGAGGAAGGGTTGGAAAGTTCTAGAGGCTTTCAAGTATGGTTTATGGCAGAAACTCCTTCAATAGCGATAATGGCAGACAAGTTCTCAAAGCTCTGTGACGCCTTTTCCATAGGCTCAAACGACCTGACTCAGGGCATCCTAATGATAGACCGAGACTCCGAAATACTAGGACAAATGGGCTACTTCGACGAACGAGACCCGGCAATCAAGCGCATAATCGCACACTTGATCAAAGTAGCCCACGAAAACGGAGTCACAGTTTCCATCTGTGGCGAAGGCCCCTCAAACCTGCCAGACTTTACTGAATTCCTAGTTCGTTGCGGTATCGACAGCATCTCCGTAAATAACGACGCCGTGATAAGCACCCGACAGCTGGTTGCAAGTATTGAACAGAAAATCATATTGGAACAAGCAATAGAGAGCCAGAAACAAGTGCAAGAGAAGCCAAAAAAGAAGGGTTCACAAAGCCCTGAATGGACTCTTGAATAA
- a CDS encoding 50S ribosomal protein L16, with amino-acid sequence MLKGTAVKAKNYRKVKGQAYTRKKYAKSSPPSKITKFTMGDTKTKFPVKAKLIALEKAQIRHNALEAARIASNRHLSTKLGNNYFLRIMPYPHIILRENKMIFGAHADRLQDGMRGAFGKPVGIAARVRPNQPIIVVGINEDSIETAKHALKLGQAKLPMPCRIITEKVGD; translated from the coding sequence ATGCTGAAGGGAACAGCAGTGAAAGCCAAAAATTACCGTAAAGTAAAAGGTCAAGCTTACACAAGAAAAAAGTATGCTAAAAGCTCACCGCCCTCAAAAATCACCAAGTTCACTATGGGCGACACAAAAACAAAATTCCCAGTCAAAGCCAAGCTAATCGCGCTTGAAAAAGCTCAAATCCGCCACAACGCCCTAGAAGCAGCAAGAATAGCCTCAAACCGCCATTTATCAACAAAACTTGGAAACAACTACTTCCTACGAATCATGCCTTACCCACACATTATCCTAAGAGAAAATAAAATGATCTTCGGCGCCCACGCAGATAGACTGCAAGACGGCATGCGTGGAGCATTCGGCAAACCCGTAGGAATAGCAGCACGAGTAAGACCCAATCAGCCAATAATAGTTGTAGGTATAAACGAAGATTCCATAGAAACTGCAAAACATGCCCTAAAACTCGGCCAAGCAAAGCTCCCAATGCCCTGCCGCATAATAACCGAAAAAGTAGGAGATTAA
- a CDS encoding 50S ribosomal protein L44e — MDFPKKINTYCPKCKIHTEHSVSLYKAGKRRALAVGARRHEREKHGYGGQGWPLQKKFAKTTKKQVLKFKCKKCGFIIQKKGIRLRKLTIGGQA; from the coding sequence ATGGATTTCCCCAAAAAAATAAACACGTACTGTCCAAAATGTAAAATTCACACTGAACACTCCGTAAGCCTTTACAAGGCTGGAAAACGCCGCGCCCTAGCTGTCGGCGCCCGCCGCCATGAAAGAGAAAAACATGGCTATGGCGGCCAAGGATGGCCCCTCCAGAAAAAATTTGCCAAAACCACCAAAAAACAAGTTCTTAAATTTAAATGCAAAAAATGTGGCTTTATCATTCAGAAAAAGGGGATCCGCCTGAGAAAATTAACTATTGGAGGCCAAGCCTAG
- a CDS encoding 30S ribosomal protein S27e, whose translation MSTDWETLIPKPKSYFIRVRCPDCGNEQLIYSNPTNTVKCNICKITLATPTGGKAKINGEITAIME comes from the coding sequence ATGAGCACAGATTGGGAAACCTTAATTCCTAAGCCTAAATCCTACTTCATCCGCGTTCGTTGCCCAGATTGCGGCAACGAGCAACTAATCTACAGCAACCCAACTAACACCGTAAAATGTAACATATGTAAAATCACCCTTGCCACTCCAACAGGAGGCAAAGCAAAAATCAACGGTGAAATTACTGCCATAATGGAGTGA
- a CDS encoding translation initiation factor IF-2 subunit alpha: MSIIRKPEWPERGELVLATVKKVMDYGAYVALEEYGNKEGLLHRSEISTSWVRNIRHHVREGQKLVLKVLRVDPDKKHIDLSRKRVNKRERIDKIYTFKHDRKAETFLRITAEKLNKPLEEITEKAVVPMEEIYGDVYTALEDASRQGSEPLIKIGVPLNIAQTLAELAKEKIRPPLVEINGVLQLTSTKSDGVNIIKKALHSAQKTPTPNTARIHIYTIAAPKYRLKIEAENYKEAETIIQKASEAAIKIISKAGGEGSFKREK, encoded by the coding sequence ATGTCCATAATCCGAAAACCCGAATGGCCAGAAAGAGGCGAACTCGTCCTCGCCACAGTCAAAAAGGTCATGGACTATGGTGCCTACGTCGCCCTCGAAGAATATGGCAACAAGGAAGGACTCCTCCATCGAAGCGAAATCAGCACAAGTTGGGTTCGCAACATCCGCCACCACGTCCGTGAAGGCCAAAAACTCGTTCTCAAAGTCCTTCGAGTTGATCCGGATAAGAAGCACATAGATCTTTCTCGTAAACGTGTCAACAAACGTGAACGCATAGATAAAATCTACACTTTCAAACACGATCGCAAAGCCGAAACTTTCCTACGCATTACAGCTGAAAAACTCAACAAACCTCTTGAGGAGATTACAGAAAAAGCAGTCGTCCCCATGGAAGAAATCTATGGTGACGTCTACACGGCTCTCGAAGATGCAAGTCGTCAAGGCTCTGAACCATTAATAAAAATTGGCGTTCCCCTCAATATCGCCCAGACTTTAGCTGAACTGGCCAAAGAAAAAATACGCCCTCCACTAGTCGAAATTAATGGAGTTCTCCAACTCACCAGTACAAAATCTGATGGCGTCAACATAATCAAAAAAGCTCTGCACTCGGCCCAAAAAACCCCGACTCCCAACACCGCGAGGATCCACATTTACACCATTGCAGCTCCAAAATACCGCCTAAAGATAGAAGCTGAAAACTACAAAGAAGCCGAGACCATAATCCAAAAAGCCTCAGAAGCAGCCATAAAAATAATCTCAAAAGCAGGTGGAGAAGGCAGCTTCAAAAGGGAAAAATAA
- a CDS encoding RNA-protein complex protein Nop10 — translation MVWLLRKCEKCIRYTLNTEECPHCGGKVHIPHPAKFSPNDKYAKYRIALKRKDHTHENNDQRYIQDKSQEPCPH, via the coding sequence ATGGTTTGGCTTCTGAGAAAATGCGAAAAATGCATTCGCTACACCTTAAACACGGAAGAATGTCCCCACTGCGGTGGCAAAGTCCACATTCCCCACCCCGCAAAATTCTCCCCAAACGACAAATACGCCAAATACCGCATAGCCCTGAAAAGGAAGGATCACACGCATGAAAACAATGATCAAAGATATATCCAAGATAAATCCCAAGAACCCTGTCCTCATTGA
- a CDS encoding PAC2 family protein codes for MKTMIKDISKINPKNPVLIEGLPGLGMVGRIATRHLVKQLKAEKFALLHSPHFPYYVIVNKKGNVRLLRGEFHYWKNPKGKDIIFFTGDSQAQTIEGQYEIAETILDFAKKNKVETIITIGGYRKEAGEIPKVVATATDAETINRALKAGAFCSPPGNPIVGTAGLLVGMAKFKNIPALCLLGETRGYLPDPKAAKSIIIILQKMLEITVSLDDLNHEIVKSDKILEKMRQIEARREKYARKIRKGEEGKTTYIS; via the coding sequence ATGAAAACAATGATCAAAGATATATCCAAGATAAATCCCAAGAACCCTGTCCTCATTGAAGGGCTCCCAGGCCTAGGAATGGTTGGTAGAATCGCCACTCGCCATCTAGTTAAGCAGTTAAAAGCTGAAAAGTTCGCCCTCCTCCACTCACCTCACTTCCCATATTACGTCATTGTAAATAAGAAAGGCAACGTTCGCCTTCTCCGCGGCGAGTTTCACTACTGGAAAAACCCGAAAGGCAAGGACATTATTTTCTTCACTGGTGACAGCCAGGCTCAGACTATTGAGGGGCAATACGAAATTGCTGAAACTATTCTAGACTTTGCCAAGAAAAACAAGGTAGAAACAATAATCACCATTGGTGGCTACCGCAAAGAAGCTGGTGAGATCCCTAAAGTTGTCGCCACCGCCACAGACGCCGAGACAATAAACAGAGCCCTTAAAGCAGGCGCATTTTGTAGTCCCCCAGGAAACCCCATAGTGGGAACAGCAGGCTTGCTCGTTGGCATGGCAAAGTTCAAAAACATTCCGGCGCTATGTCTCTTGGGCGAAACTCGTGGCTATCTTCCAGACCCTAAAGCCGCCAAGAGTATTATCATTATTCTGCAAAAAATGCTGGAAATCACCGTTAGCTTGGATGACTTGAATCATGAGATTGTAAAATCGGACAAGATTTTGGAGAAGATGCGGCAGATAGAGGCGCGAAGAGAAAAGTACGCGAGGAAAATACGTAAGGGCGAAGAAGGTAAAACCACTTACATAAGCTAA
- the rfbD gene encoding dTDP-4-dehydrorhamnose reductase, with product MKNREWRILVTGAGGLLGSKIVDKAAKKFSVYPTHATRPLLQNSLKMNIEDKDEVRCVFSKVKPDIVIHAAAETNVDKCESNKDHAFRVNAEGTKILAETCKEVDARIVYVSTDYVFDGEKGLYTEEDEPNPVNYYGLTKLMGEKHVSEFCESFVIIRTSVLYGLHPEKPNFAEWVIITLAEGKPLAVVEDHYNSPTLAENLAEVILEMIDKKLEGVYHTAGSERISRYGFALEIAETFNFDTSLIQPIKTSELKAWIAKRPKDSSLCVDKVRKEVDKELLGVAQGLKEMKRNWAKTK from the coding sequence ATGAAGAATAGAGAATGGAGGATTCTAGTAACAGGTGCAGGTGGGCTCTTAGGAAGCAAAATTGTTGATAAAGCTGCGAAAAAATTTTCAGTTTATCCGACGCATGCAACACGTCCACTTCTCCAGAATTCGTTGAAGATGAACATTGAAGACAAAGATGAAGTGAGATGCGTTTTTAGCAAAGTTAAGCCAGACATCGTAATCCATGCAGCCGCAGAGACAAACGTTGATAAATGCGAGAGCAACAAAGATCACGCGTTTAGGGTGAATGCTGAAGGGACAAAGATTCTGGCGGAGACATGCAAAGAAGTGGATGCCAGAATCGTTTATGTTTCAACCGATTACGTGTTTGATGGCGAAAAAGGGCTATACACCGAAGAAGATGAGCCAAACCCAGTTAACTATTATGGTTTGACGAAGTTGATGGGAGAAAAACATGTTTCGGAGTTTTGTGAAAGTTTTGTTATTATAAGAACAAGTGTCTTGTATGGCTTGCATCCCGAGAAACCGAATTTTGCAGAGTGGGTGATAATAACTTTAGCGGAAGGGAAGCCACTTGCAGTCGTGGAAGACCATTATAACTCTCCAACTCTTGCTGAAAACTTAGCTGAAGTCATTCTCGAAATGATCGATAAAAAACTGGAGGGTGTATATCACACTGCTGGAAGTGAACGTATAAGCCGATATGGATTTGCCTTAGAGATTGCTGAAACCTTTAACTTCGATACGAGCCTTATACAGCCAATAAAGACGAGCGAATTGAAAGCTTGGATAGCGAAGAGACCGAAAGACTCATCATTATGTGTAGATAAAGTCAGAAAAGAGGTAGATAAGGAGCTTTTAGGGGTTGCGCAGGGTTTGAAGGAGATGAAAAGAAATTGGGCAAAGACAAAATAA
- a CDS encoding glucose-1-phosphate thymidylyltransferase has translation MKGVILHGGHGTRLRPLTHTGPKQLIPVANKPMSQYVLEDLRDSGVDEIAIVVGDILPEKVENYYKDGREFGVKTTYIHQKKPGGIAQAVSLAEDFVGDSPFIVYLGDNLLKGKIAEYTKEFRNSNYDAMILLCEVENPRQFGVAEFDKNEKLVKLIEKPKKPPSNYALSGIYFLTPVIFKMIKSLKPSWRGELEITEALQGLLDAGYRVGYKFVTGWWKDTGTVEDILEANQLVLDDLEKKIDGIVEEKSSIQGRVSIGKETVVKRGALVRGPAIIGKNAIIGEHVYIGPYTSIGNNVKIERGEIENSIVMDDCYVEIEGKITDSLVGAGTTLTTNQKSPKGYRLVVGEYSRIVL, from the coding sequence ATAAAAGGGGTTATCTTACATGGGGGTCACGGTACAAGACTTAGACCGCTAACCCATACAGGTCCCAAACAGCTAATCCCCGTGGCGAACAAGCCAATGTCACAATATGTTTTAGAAGACTTGAGAGATTCGGGTGTAGACGAAATTGCGATTGTAGTTGGAGACATTTTGCCAGAAAAAGTCGAAAACTACTACAAGGACGGCAGAGAGTTCGGCGTAAAAACAACCTACATTCACCAAAAAAAACCTGGTGGAATAGCTCAAGCAGTCAGCCTTGCAGAAGACTTTGTTGGCGATAGTCCTTTCATCGTGTATCTTGGCGACAACTTGTTGAAGGGTAAGATTGCAGAGTATACGAAAGAATTTAGGAATTCAAACTACGATGCAATGATTCTTCTGTGTGAAGTCGAGAACCCTCGGCAGTTCGGGGTAGCCGAATTTGACAAAAACGAAAAACTGGTTAAGCTAATAGAGAAACCGAAAAAACCACCAAGCAACTACGCTCTCAGTGGAATATACTTTCTCACGCCCGTAATTTTCAAAATGATAAAAAGCTTAAAGCCTTCTTGGAGGGGAGAACTGGAAATCACCGAAGCACTGCAAGGCTTACTAGATGCAGGATACAGAGTTGGCTACAAGTTTGTAACAGGATGGTGGAAGGACACTGGAACGGTGGAAGACATACTGGAAGCAAATCAACTGGTCCTTGACGACCTTGAAAAGAAAATAGATGGCATCGTTGAAGAAAAATCCTCCATTCAAGGAAGAGTATCTATAGGAAAAGAGACAGTCGTCAAGCGTGGCGCTTTAGTAAGGGGGCCTGCTATAATCGGCAAAAACGCAATCATAGGAGAACATGTCTACATAGGTCCCTACACAAGCATAGGAAACAACGTAAAAATCGAAAGAGGGGAAATAGAAAACTCGATTGTCATGGATGACTGCTACGTGGAAATTGAAGGCAAAATAACCGACAGCCTCGTAGGAGCTGGGACAACATTGACTACAAATCAGAAAAGCCCAAAAGGCTATAGACTTGTTGTAGGTGAATATTCAAGAATAGTTTTGTGA
- a CDS encoding dTDP-4-dehydrorhamnose 3,5-epimerase family protein, which translates to MIEGVVTRQLRLIADERGWLMEVLRSDWELFERFAQAYVTAAYPEVVKAWHMHKKQTDNIACVRGMVKLVLCDGRKNSKTKGEINEFVIGEKNPLLVKIPPQVWHGFKAIGEETALVMNVPTNLYNYKKPDEHRLPPDTEKIPYDWKLAPWLKHG; encoded by the coding sequence TTGATTGAAGGAGTAGTTACAAGGCAACTGAGGCTAATTGCAGATGAAAGAGGCTGGTTAATGGAAGTCCTCAGAAGCGACTGGGAATTATTCGAAAGATTCGCCCAAGCCTACGTCACCGCAGCCTATCCAGAAGTGGTGAAGGCTTGGCACATGCATAAAAAACAAACAGACAACATAGCTTGCGTAAGAGGAATGGTTAAACTCGTTTTATGCGATGGCAGAAAAAATTCGAAAACCAAAGGAGAAATCAACGAGTTCGTCATCGGCGAAAAAAACCCTCTACTCGTTAAGATACCGCCACAAGTCTGGCATGGATTCAAAGCAATAGGCGAAGAAACCGCCCTCGTCATGAATGTACCAACTAATCTATACAACTACAAGAAACCAGACGAACACCGATTACCCCCAGACACCGAGAAGATTCCTTATGACTGGAAACTTGCACCATGGCTAAAACACGGGTGA